Below is a window of Sporosarcina ureae DNA.
TTTCCCCACAACTTGAGGACCAAGATCAAAGATTTTCTTTACTAATTGTTGCTCATAAGCCTTTGCTGTTAGATCGGCAAAGCGATATGAAATCCGTTCCTTCGCCCATTGAATCACGTGACGTACACTGTTTGCTACGACAAAAATCACAAATGACCGAAGTGCTTCACTCCAATCTGCACCTTGGAACAATTGTGTAATCGCTTTTGCTAAATAAATCGCTTGAAAAACAATGGCAATAGACTGAACTACAGTAAGTAGTCCAATCAATGCCATCACTTGTTTACTTCCTTTGTATTGAAGCAAGTATTTATCCATTAGTATTCTAGATGCTCCTTATCACCTGTCAACCGTTTACGGAACACGTAATAACTCCAAATTGTATACGCCAAAACGATTGGCACCATAGTAAACGCTACGATCGTCATGATTTTCAGTGAATATTCTCCTGAAGCTGCTTCTGCAATCGACATATTAAATGCAGGATCCATTGAGCTGATCATCACATTCGGGAATAGCGCGATGAAAAAGTTAGCCATAACAATGATTAACACTAAACCAGTCATTGTAAAGCTCAGTCCTTCTCGTTTAGTTTTCAAGAAGAAGAACAGTAAACCGTACAATATAACCGCCAAACTATACAGAGGAATCAAAATAGCTCCATGATCTGTAAAGGCGTCTGTGTCCAAATATGTGAAGATGATGAACAATACGAGGAACACGCCCGTCAATGCATACACTTTACGTGCCGCTGTATTTGCTCGCTCTCGTAACTCGTCTACCGTTTTCAATCCAATGAACAGCAACCCGTGCAAATACGATAATAGAACAAACGTCACACCGCCAATAACTGTGTAGACATTTACGAAATCGGTAAAGCTCGCATACATGTTCATGTCTCCATCAATCGGTAATCCACGGATTAAACTCGTGAAGAACACCCCAAATAGGAATGGTGGTAAGATACTACCGATGAAAACAGCCCAGTCCCATGTTTTGACCCAAGCTTTTGAATCCACTTTATTGCGAAACTCAAAGGCAACGCCTCGTATGATGAAAGCCAATAACAGGACGACGAAAGGAAGATAAAACCCACTGAACGCTGTCGCATACCAGTGTGGGAAAGCTGCAAACATCGCGCCCCCTGCAGTAATCAGCCACACTTCATTCGCATCCCAAACAGGTCCGATTGTATTCATCACGACCCGCTTTTCCAAATCATTACGTGCTAGGAACTTCGTGCTCATTCCTACACCAAAGTCAAACCCTTCCAAAAAGATAAATCCTGTGAAGAGGACACCGATCAATATAAACCAGATATCACTTAATGGCATGTCCTGCACCCCCTGTTTCAAACGGATCTGTTGCCGATACATCCTCTTCCGGCTGCTCTTCTGGACCTCGTTGAATGAATTTCACAAATAATACGACCATGATGATACCTAGGATCGTATAAATAGTAGAGAAGGATATGAGTGAAAACAGAATCTGCCCCGCTGAAACGTTTGGTGAAATACCATCAGCCGTTTTCATCAAACCGTTTACTACCCAAGGTTGTCGTCCCATTTCAGACATGATCCAACCAAATGAGTTACCTATGAACGGTAAGAAAATCCCTACTATTAGAAGTCGCAAGAACCAAACAGATTCTACTATCTTCTTACGGAACAACAAGAACAGACCCATTGCACCTAACCCAAGTAGTGTTCCGCCCGTAACCACCATTATACGGAAGCTCCAAAATGTTGTTTTAACTGGTGGAAGATATTCGCCTTCTCCGTGCTTATCGATCATTTGTTGTTCCAGTGCGTTCATACCTGAAACTTTCCCTTTAAATTCACTATATGTTAAATAGCTCAACATGTAGGGTATATCGATACGTTTCGTTGTCTCACGATTTTCCACGTCAATCTTGGCGAACAACGTCCAAGCAGCCGGGTCTCCACTATCTTCCCATAGCGCTTCCGCTGCAGCCATTTTCATTGGTTGAGCATGCATCAAATACTGTGCTTGTGCGTGACCAGTAAATGCTATTCCAAGACCTGATAACATACCGACTACTAGTGAAATCGTTAAAGACTTCTTAAAGAAATCTACTTTACGTTTTTTTATCAAGTACCATGCGCTGACACCAACTACGAAGAACGCACCGGTAGCAAAACTACCAAAAATCGTATGTGGGAACGCAACCCATAGTTTTTCATTTGTTAAGACAGCCACAACATCATTCATTTCCGCACGGCCATTTTGTAATACATAACCTGTTGGATTTTGCATGAACGAATTCGCCGCTAAAATCCAGAAGGCTGACATGACCGTACCGATCGATACTAACCAAATACACGCTAAGTGTAATTTCTTCGGAAGCTTATTCCAACCGAAGATCCAAATCCCAATAAATGTAGACTCTAAGAAGAATGCTAGTAACGCTTCTACCGCTAGTGGAGCTCCGAAGATATCTCCAACGAATCTCGAGTAGGCTGACCAGTTCATTCCGAATTGAAACTCTTGAATGATTCCCGTTACTACACCAATCGCAAAGTTTATAAGAAAGAAAACACTCCAGAATTTCGTCATTTTTAAGTAAATTTCATCTTTCTTCACTACATACATCGTTTGCATGATCGCAATGATCAGTGCCAGGCCGATGGACAAAGGGACGAAAATGAAGTGAAACAATGTAGTAGATGCGAATTGGATTCTAGCTAATAAGACTTCTTCCAACATGTTGTTGATCTCCTTTCGATCTGTGTTTCTATTACCTAGAATAACGCAGAAGGAAAAAAAGTTCGTGAAGTATGTACGATATTCCTGTTACAAACCTGCGAACTTATGTCAAAACTGTCTATAAGTTATGGCAGCTTTGTAACAAGGTCCAAAAAGTGCCGGTTTGAATGGATTTCAGTGGATTTCCTCTCTAAATCTACCAGTAGCAGTTGTTTGAAAGCGAGAAGACAATTCACATTAGGCGAAAGTCTTCTGCCTGTAATGTCAATAAACAGTACCTCCCTCTTTCTTTAACCACGCTAATATATAAAAAAACTTGCTACCTATATAGTAGGAAGCAAGTTGTTAATTTAGATTTTATCTATTACTTTCATAATCTCATCATAATCAGGGTGTCCTTTATGCAGATGTATAATGAAGTTATCTATTCGTCTTACGGCTAATTTCTCTGTCTTACTACCAATATATACAGGAAGATTCCCTGTCTCGTCGACTATTTCCAAACGCTTGTCAGATGGATCTAATTTATAGAGATGTAATGGAAGTAAAGCATCGCCGTTAATATTCAATGTCATGCCACTTTCCGCCCTAAACATATCGATTGCTGCTTCTGCTGGTTCGCTTACTGTGAATCCTGCTACCTCGAGTTGACTAACCACTTCTTGAAATATCTTTTCATCTTCCACAGCAGGAACTATGATTTCCTCTTCTTCTGGAATCTCAGGAGTTAGTTCAGGTGTCTTTTCTTTTGGTGCTGCTTCTTCTTTGTCACTGCACGCCACTAACGCTACCGATAAACAGCTAAGTACAACGGCATACAAAATCCATTTCTTCATAAAGCTCATAGATTGATGTCCTTTCTATTAAAACAATTTCTATTATTATTATACATCATTCTACAATTATACTTAATTTAATTCGTATTTCTAGACAAATGGTTGGCAACAAATTATGATGAATATACAGTACATAATAACCTATACTTATTAATAACTATTACTAGTTGATAATTATTATAAATAAGGCTATCTTTTTTGATTTAGCTTTAGTATAATAGTATTCATAGATTATAAACCAACAACCGGGGAGGAATGTATTTTGAATAACAATGATAGTAATTCTCAAAAAAGAAAACTCACAACCGCTGCGGGTGCACCTGTAGTTGATAACCAAAACTCTATGTCAGCGGGTCCACGTGGCCCACTTTTATTACAAGATGTATGGTTGCTTGAGAAATTGGCGCATTTTGACCGTGAAGTAATTCCTGAACGTCGTATGCACGCAAAAGGCTCTGGAGCATATGGTACTTTCACTGTAACGCATGATATTACAAAATATACGAAAGCAAAGCTATTCTCAGAGATTGGTAAACAAACTGAGATGTTCGCACGCTTCTCCACTGTTGCGGGCGAACGTGGTGCAGCAGATGCAGAGCGCGATATCCGCGGATTTTCTTTGAAGTTCTATACTGAAGAAGGAAACTGGGACATGGTCGGAAACAATACACCTGTATTCTTCTTCCGTGATGCATTGCAATTCCCTGACTTGAATCACGCAGTAAAACGTGATCCACGTACAAACTTACGTAGCCCAACAAACAACTGGGATTTCTGGACTGGACTTCCTGAAGCATTACATCAAATTACTATTTTAATGAGCGACCGCGGTATTCCTCGTTCATTCCGTGAAATGCACGGTTTTGGTAGCCACACATTCAGCATGATCAATGCAAACAACGAACGCCACTGGGTGAAGTTCCACTTCCGTTCCCAGCAAGGTATTGAAAACATGACAGATGAAGAGGCTGCAGCAACAGTTGCAACAGATCGTGAAAGTTCACAACGCGATTTGCTAACTAACATCGACAATGGCAATTTCCCTAAATGGAAAATGTACATTCAAGTTATGACAGAAGAAGAAGCAATGAACATGCCATACAATCCATTTGACTTAACAAAAGTTTGGTATAAAAAAGACTTCCCTTTAATTGAAGTCGGTGAATTTGAATTGAACCGCAATCCTGAAAACTACTTTGCTGAAGTAGAGCAAGCAGCATTTACACCAGCAGCGGTCGTTCCAGGTATTGGATTCTCACCTGATAAGATGTTACAGGCTCGTCTATTCTCTTATGGCGATGCTCAACGTTACCGTTTAGGTGTCAATCATCACCAGATTCCTGTTAACGCACCTAAATGTCCGTTCCACAGCTTCCACCGCGATGGTGCAATGCGCGTTGATGGCAATTTAGGCTCTACTACTCACTACGAGCCAAACAGCTACGGTGAGTGGCAAGAACAGCCGGACTTCAAAGAGCCGCCA
It encodes the following:
- the cydB gene encoding cytochrome d ubiquinol oxidase subunit II, which translates into the protein MPLSDIWFILIGVLFTGFIFLEGFDFGVGMSTKFLARNDLEKRVVMNTIGPVWDANEVWLITAGGAMFAAFPHWYATAFSGFYLPFVVLLLAFIIRGVAFEFRNKVDSKAWVKTWDWAVFIGSILPPFLFGVFFTSLIRGLPIDGDMNMYASFTDFVNVYTVIGGVTFVLLSYLHGLLFIGLKTVDELRERANTAARKVYALTGVFLVLFIIFTYLDTDAFTDHGAILIPLYSLAVILYGLLFFFLKTKREGLSFTMTGLVLIIVMANFFIALFPNVMISSMDPAFNMSIAEAASGEYSLKIMTIVAFTMVPIVLAYTIWSYYVFRKRLTGDKEHLEY
- a CDS encoding cytochrome ubiquinol oxidase subunit I, producing the protein MEEVLLARIQFASTTLFHFIFVPLSIGLALIIAIMQTMYVVKKDEIYLKMTKFWSVFFLINFAIGVVTGIIQEFQFGMNWSAYSRFVGDIFGAPLAVEALLAFFLESTFIGIWIFGWNKLPKKLHLACIWLVSIGTVMSAFWILAANSFMQNPTGYVLQNGRAEMNDVVAVLTNEKLWVAFPHTIFGSFATGAFFVVGVSAWYLIKKRKVDFFKKSLTISLVVGMLSGLGIAFTGHAQAQYLMHAQPMKMAAAEALWEDSGDPAAWTLFAKIDVENRETTKRIDIPYMLSYLTYSEFKGKVSGMNALEQQMIDKHGEGEYLPPVKTTFWSFRIMVVTGGTLLGLGAMGLFLLFRKKIVESVWFLRLLIVGIFLPFIGNSFGWIMSEMGRQPWVVNGLMKTADGISPNVSAGQILFSLISFSTIYTILGIIMVVLFVKFIQRGPEEQPEEDVSATDPFETGGAGHAIK
- a CDS encoding catalase, translated to MNNNDSNSQKRKLTTAAGAPVVDNQNSMSAGPRGPLLLQDVWLLEKLAHFDREVIPERRMHAKGSGAYGTFTVTHDITKYTKAKLFSEIGKQTEMFARFSTVAGERGAADAERDIRGFSLKFYTEEGNWDMVGNNTPVFFFRDALQFPDLNHAVKRDPRTNLRSPTNNWDFWTGLPEALHQITILMSDRGIPRSFREMHGFGSHTFSMINANNERHWVKFHFRSQQGIENMTDEEAAATVATDRESSQRDLLTNIDNGNFPKWKMYIQVMTEEEAMNMPYNPFDLTKVWYKKDFPLIEVGEFELNRNPENYFAEVEQAAFTPAAVVPGIGFSPDKMLQARLFSYGDAQRYRLGVNHHQIPVNAPKCPFHSFHRDGAMRVDGNLGSTTHYEPNSYGEWQEQPDFKEPPLKIHGDADHWDFREDDDDYFTQPGKLFNLLNLEEQQRLFDNTARNMGDAPKEIKIKHIRHCYLADPKYGEGVAKALDIPMADVDIENTTTIVEE